One Bacteroidia bacterium genomic window, CTACCGCTTCCGCTCTCACGGAAGCTTTTGGATCGTTCTTGGCAAGGTGGGTGATCTTTTCGCGTAACAGGTCCTTCTTGCTCCCCAGCAATTCCTTGCAGAATCTGATGGCGTCCTGCCGGATAGACCAAAAAGGATCGTTCAGCGCTGCAATAATCACTTCCTGGCTCAGCGGATCGCCCGGACGCTTATTCAGCTCCTCCATTGCCAGATTGCGCTCCCACCATACCTTACCGTTGCGGTACATAAATGCGTATTCGGCCACACTGAAATTCTCCTTACGTGTGCACAGTACCGCCTTCTCCGGATCTACATTTACCCAGTCAGGACGTGTACTCATGTCAAACACAAAATCCTGCTTTTGTTTGTCGAGCACAATGGATTTACGTTCCATCTTCCCACCTGAATAAATGTCTACATACATTGGAATACGGAATACAGGAACCTTTTTCACATCTTGTGTCTGACGGATGGTTACTGTATATTTCTTGGCGGATTCATCGTATAGGTGGGTAATCGTGAGATCGGGATGCCCGGCAGAGAGAAACCACTGGCTGAAAAACCAGTTCAGATCTTCACCGGTGATCTCCTCGAAAGCAAGCCGCAGATCATGGATCTCAACGGACTTGAATTTGTTCCGCTCCAGGTAAAGCTTAAGGGAAGCGAAGAAGGCATCGTCTCCTACGTACTTACGCAGCATATGCAGAACCTGCCCGCCTTTGTTGTAAGAGTGCCCGTCGAACATGTCCTCCTTATCTTCATAGTCGAACCGGATAAGCTCCTCTTTCTTACGTGTGGATTCGCTGATGTAGCCGCTGTAACTTTCAAAATGGTGCAGATCAGCGGCATCTCTTCCGCGCTTATGTTCCTCCCACAGGTATTCACAATAGGTGGCGAAGGATTCGTTCAGCGGAAGATTGCTCCAGGATTCGCAGGTTACAAGATCACCGAACCAATGGTGAGAAAGTTCGTGGGCGATGATATCTTCTCCGTCGCGGTCCAGTAATTCCCGGGTGGTTCTCTGGATGAACTCGCCGAAAATGGTGGCAGAGGTATTCTCCATGGCACCGGATACATAATCCCGCACCGGTATCTGGGAATATTTATCCCAGGGATATTCCACACCCAGCACCTTGGAGAAGAAGCTGATCATTTCGGGGGTGTTTCCGAAAATAGCTTTGGCGTGGGGCTCATATTCCTTCTCCACATAGTAGTTCACCTCCATTTCCTTTCCGTTGGATCGTTTCCAGAGGTCTTTCACCACTGCGTATTCACCGATCGCCATCATGGTCAGATAGGGAGCATGCGGCAGCTCCTGTTTCCAGTGGTCGGTACGGGTACCATCCGAATTTTCTTTAGAGGAAATGAGCAGCCCGTTGGAGAGCGTGACATATTTTTTTTCTACCGTGATGTAAATCTCCTGGCTTTGCCGCTCATTCGGACGGTCAATGGTGGGAAACCAGCAGGATCCGGCTTCCGTTTCGCCCTGCGTCCAGATCTGCCTGGGTTTGTTGGGATCTGAACCGTCAGCATTGATGAAATATAATCCCTTATCGCTGGTAATGGCTCCGCTGCCTCCTTTGGGTAGTTCATCCGGCTTCGCAGTGTATTCAATGTACACGGAGTATTTATCGAGACGGGTGTATACTCTGTCCAGTTTAATGCGAAGGTATTTTCCGTCGTAATTATACAGCAGTGATTTTACTTCGCTTCCTCCAAGAGACACACTCTTAATGTCGAATCCTTTCGCGTTGAGAATCAGTGAATCGGACGGATACCAGTAAGGTGAACAGGTGAGCAATGCCTTTCCGTTCAGGTATTTTTTAGACCAGTCGAAAGAAACGTCCAGCCGGGTGTGGAGGAGATCAGTATACCTGGTTACCGATGCCCTGTATACCGGTGCCGGTTTGTCCGGAAGAATCGTTACTGTATCAAGCAGAATATGCGGATCGCGGATATCCGTGTTGGATGTCTGAACCGGCTTTTTAGTCTTGCAGGCTGCAAAAAGAGCCAGAATCAGGAGTGGAAAATACAGCGCTTTCATACAGTTATGAATGGGGCGATAAAGATGGGAAAATTCCCAGCCACCCGCAATTATTCCTTAATTTAGCAAACCATGAAGATTATATCAGGTACAAGGGAAATGCGTCTGGAACTTTCCGGGGGCTTTCTCACGGAAGGGAAAAGGAAACTGTCCTTTGAACACCTGGTGGTGAAGGACGGCGTTTTTCAGGTTTTGATGG contains:
- a CDS encoding DUF3458 domain-containing protein, producing the protein MKALYFPLLILALFAACKTKKPVQTSNTDIRDPHILLDTVTILPDKPAPVYRASVTRYTDLLHTRLDVSFDWSKKYLNGKALLTCSPYWYPSDSLILNAKGFDIKSVSLGGSEVKSLLYNYDGKYLRIKLDRVYTRLDKYSVYIEYTAKPDELPKGGSGAITSDKGLYFINADGSDPNKPRQIWTQGETEAGSCWFPTIDRPNERQSQEIYITVEKKYVTLSNGLLISSKENSDGTRTDHWKQELPHAPYLTMMAIGEYAVVKDLWKRSNGKEMEVNYYVEKEYEPHAKAIFGNTPEMISFFSKVLGVEYPWDKYSQIPVRDYVSGAMENTSATIFGEFIQRTTRELLDRDGEDIIAHELSHHWFGDLVTCESWSNLPLNESFATYCEYLWEEHKRGRDAADLHHFESYSGYISESTRKKEELIRFDYEDKEDMFDGHSYNKGGQVLHMLRKYVGDDAFFASLKLYLERNKFKSVEIHDLRLAFEEITGEDLNWFFSQWFLSAGHPDLTITHLYDESAKKYTVTIRQTQDVKKVPVFRIPMYVDIYSGGKMERKSIVLDKQKQDFVFDMSTRPDWVNVDPEKAVLCTRKENFSVAEYAFMYRNGKVWWERNLAMEELNKRPGDPLSQEVIIAALNDPFWSIRQDAIRFCKELLGSKKDLLREKITHLAKNDPKASVRAEAVEFLAKNYGDASVLEVFKTAMKDPSYAVIGQGLRGITKVDPKDGMNLAKGLEGEKNTGLLISIASLYAEYGDDSQNDFFLKVAPEFKSFSNIGFLNTYVQFLKRCSDETVLKGIPVFEKVAKTESSKWVRYFGQKGVNDLAKYYKEKAENLQGKLKSIKETNPNAPGIAKMEADYESARLMAEKLTVIYNSLIQ